In Methanomicrobia archaeon, the genomic window TTCTTTGAGTACGTTCTTGTTGACAATGACCTCTTTAAAGACCACGTACTCCGGATCGTTCACGCACTTCTTAACAGCGTCCTGACTCATTCCGCATTTTTGTGCGAGATCTCTAATGGGGATGATATCACCTTCAAGCGCTATTTTCTGGTCTTTCAGGGTTTCCACCTGCTTCGTTACCGCTTCCTGCTCTAGTGTTGTTAGATACCGGACAACGTCACCAACCGGCACCTTCTTCTTGAACTGTATAACGGGTTGATCGAGCCCGAACCCAAACGGCTCGGCGTTGAAGCAGGCTAAGCTCTTATCGATGGCCACGAGCATCGTAAACGGCAACGAGCTAAGCTTCGCCACTTTCCGTTTGATATACGAATCAGTCCAGAACCCGACGATCTCGAAGTAGGTCTCCAGCTCCAACTCTTTATGCTGGAACTTGAAATCAGGAATGAAGACGCCGCGCTTTGTAACAATAACCTCCGGCTCTCTGATGAGGTCCCACCTTTGAGCAACGGGTAGCGCAACGAACTCGTTATAGAATTTCTGTTCGACGCTGCTGTCGAAGGTTGTCGGTGCAGATTCAGGTTCAGGTTCGGCGCTCATCAATAACGGTTTATCGCGGCTGTCCATGATGAAATGGTAGATCCGTGGCATGTTATCCCTTCGAACAACGAGCTCCGCGTCGAGTGTCCACGATTCACTTTTGACTATCGCGGGTAACAGTTTCGCCAAAGCGGTGCCGTACCGCTCGCTCAATTTTAAAAGCGAAGAAGCACCTTCGATTCGTATCTTGTTCCCATCCTCGGGCAGGTACATCAACCCGAAATATTTGATCGCCCTGAACAACTGGGGAGCTTTGCCCACGACCGTAAGGGTCATGCCCGTGGCCTTGAACAGCAGCGTTTGCGCAAGGGAGAGATTGTACCGTTTCAAAAGCTCTTCCGGCGATAGCGGTTCAAACTGCTCTAAAATAATTTCAGACTCCTGGTCTGCCCATAACGACTGCTCCAAATCGTCAACGGAGACGTTCAGGTCTTCGGCGACTTCAGCGATGACGGCGGCGCGTTCTACTTGTTTGGTTACTTTTACGTGACTGGCAGTCTCGAAGACGGCTCGTCGTGCTAAAGCAGGTTCGATGGTATACTGAGACTGAAAAGAGCAGCGGCGTTCCAGCAACGTACGCAAACCTCGAACGCGTTTGAACTGCAAGCCCTGCTCGAGCTCCTCTACAATGTCCGCGAGTTCGCTCTTCTTCTTATTAACGAACGTGCGGTAAACGTCGATGAGCTCCTGTGCTAACTCTAACTGCTCGGCATTCAATTCAAGGAACGCAGGATGGATCCGGTCCTTCTTCGTCCGCGT contains:
- a CDS encoding DUF790 family protein, with translation MLPSDLLVTRTKKDRIHPAFLELNAEQLELAQELIDVYRTFVNKKKSELADIVEELEQGLQFKRVRGLRTLLERRCSFQSQYTIEPALARRAVFETASHVKVTKQVERAAVIAEVAEDLNVSVDDLEQSLWADQESEIILEQFEPLSPEELLKRYNLSLAQTLLFKATGMTLTVVGKAPQLFRAIKYFGLMYLPEDGNKIRIEGASSLLKLSERYGTALAKLLPAIVKSESWTLDAELVVRRDNMPRIYHFIMDSRDKPLLMSAEPEPESAPTTFDSSVEQKFYNEFVALPVAQRWDLIREPEVIVTKRGVFIPDFKFQHKELELETYFEIVGFWTDSYIKRKVAKLSSLPFTMLVAIDKSLACFNAEPFGFGLDQPVIQFKKKVPVGDVVRYLTTLEQEAVTKQVETLKDQKIALEGDIIPIRDLAQKCGMSQDAVKKCVNDPEYVVFKEVIVNKNVLKELNGRLQDVEKYVVARETIKKAGLPNADEILAYLGFIVTWKGLDVNEARIGVR